A part of Populus alba chromosome 8, ASM523922v2, whole genome shotgun sequence genomic DNA contains:
- the LOC118061085 gene encoding uncharacterized protein translates to MEFFAKTKAIKLRSHLYKYLIADFDQETVRQTRHGISRKAVIWFVELVGGKSHVIRLRNCYGKYLAASDLPFLLGVTGKKILQTVPEDIADDCRMEWEPIRDGSQVKFKSWCGNFLRANGGAPPWRNAVTHDEPPTGSTQKWIFWDIEAVQVPENDSLVDYLSSMSSFSTVPDDVLVAISGEYNSPKRASQLSIVPAARTPRLTLAKSMFPRLFSSPNNKTKSNHFRSGMDFFLNAKTVRLRSHHDKYLLAEEDEECVTQDRNGSSKTARWTVEPVPGSDSIIRLKSCNGKYLTASDEPFLLGMTGRKVLQTVPRRFDSSVEWEPVREGGQVKLKTRYGNFLRANGGLPPWRNSVTHDIPHRSATQEWILWDVDVVEARALQSPTGHAHYLQKIVSQSDSLDSDSTSPPSISIKSGDYLREGSSDSNASSPRKSDGRTIYYHVADESGEVDDDATERCSLNFKGNGVDGLTQKLKEDTGLEDIVVCTRSPLNGELYPLRLQLPPNNADMYVILVQPSSKVASDFAEQEIPL, encoded by the exons ATGGAGTTTTTTGCCAAGACAAAGGCAATTAAGCTCCGGAGCCACCTCTACAAGTACTTGATCGCGGACTTCGACCAAGAAACTGTTCGTCAAACACGACACGGCATATCACGGAAAGCTGTCATATGGTTCGTGGAGCTGGTCGGTGGAAAAAGCCATGTTATTCGTCTCAGAAACTGCTATGGCAAGTACCTCGCAGCCTCCGACCTGCCCTTTTTGTTAGGCGTGACTGGGAAGAAGATACTGCAAACAGTGCCTGAAGATATTGCAGACGACTGTAGGATGGAGTGGGAACCTATAAGAGACGGGTCTCAGGTTAAATTTAAGAGCTGGTGTGGCAATTTCTTGCGAGCTAACGGGGGGGCGCCGCCGTGGAGAAACGCAGTTACTCACGATGAGCCTCCCACTGGCTCAACACAAAAATGGATCTTTTGGGATATTGAGGCGGTACAAGTGCCTGAAAACGACTCCTTGGTGGATTACTTGTCATCCATGTCGAGCTTTTCTACAGTACCCGATGATGTTCTTGTAGCTATTTCCGGTGAATATAATAGCCCGAAACGAGCCTCTCAGCTATCGATTGTACCGGCTGCGCGGACTCCGAGATTGACCTTGGCAAAGTCAATGTTTCCAAGATTGTTTTCGTCCCCAAATAATAAG ACCAAATCCAACCACTTCCGGTCAGGGATGGATTTCTTCCTCAATGCCAAAACTGTCCGTCTCCGCAGCCACCACGACAAGTACCTCCTCGCGGAGGAAGATGAGGAGTGCGTAACCCAGGACCGAAATGGATCCTCCAAGACAGCCAGATGGACTGTCGAACCCGTACCCGGATCCGACTCCATTATCCGCCTCAAGTCCTGCAATGGTAAATACCTCACTGCCTCTGACGAGCCTTTTCTCTTGGGCATGACTGGTCGAAAGGTCCTTCAGACTGTACCCAGACGATTTGACTCGTCCGTCGAGTGGGAACCCGTGAGAGAAGGGGGCCAGGTGAAGCTCAAGACCCGGTATGGGAACTTCTTGAGAGCCAATGGGGGGTTGCCACCTTGGAGAAACTCGGTTACTCATGACATTCCTCATAGGAGTGCTACACAAGAATGGATCCTTTGGGATGTTGATGTTGTGGAGGCTCGAGCGCTTCAGTCTCCTACTGGCCATGCTCATTATCTACAGAAAATTGTTTCTCAGTCTGATTCTCTGGATTCCGACTCCACCTCTCCACCTTCTATCTCTATCAAATCCGGAGATTATTTAAGAGAGGGG TCGAGTGATTCTAATGCTAGTTCGCCTCGGAAATCTGACGGGAGGACAATATACTACCATGTGGCTGATGAGAGCGGTGAGGTTGATGATGACGCAACAGAGCGTTGCTCGTTGAATTTTAAGGGAAATGGGGTGGATGGGTTGACACAAAAATTGAAGGAAGATACGGGACTAGAGGATATTGTTGTGTGTACTCGCAGTCCTTTGAATGGAGAGCTTTATCCACTTCGATTGCAGCTTCCTCCAAACAATGCAGATATGTATGTTATTCTAGTTCAGCCATCGTCCAAAG TGGCCAGTGATTTTGCCGAACAAGAAATTCCTCTCTGA